The Macrobrachium rosenbergii isolate ZJJX-2024 chromosome 56, ASM4041242v1, whole genome shotgun sequence genome includes a region encoding these proteins:
- the LOC136836197 gene encoding uncharacterized protein → MAIDATHSEAQWNSLTSSEAFDKLEEITTKSVNKAVAWDKFFSAQQGDQETAKSFVHRSQQLALDCGFKCPHCHADLNDFVLVQRITGGLSNVGLKQEILQDHENFNTVQKLLCKCEIYESAEKDSISTRGRANIASLVKRDEIGSGLVESGVEGDSKVIASYRSNNGDKGRGRGRGSSKPTGSNKSDARCKKCGGRSHWQGKCPADNVKCFQCGIMGHFAKFCHQGTQ, encoded by the coding sequence ATGGCTATAGATGCAACACACTCAGAGGCTCAGTGGAACTCATTAACGTCCTCTGAGGCATTTGACAAACTGGAGGAGATTACAACGAAGTCCGTTAATAAGGCAGTGGCGTGGGACAAGTTTTTTTCAGCGCAACAAGGCGACCAAGAAACCGCAAAATCCTTTGTGCACAGGTCCCAACAATTGGCCTTAGATTGTGGGTTTAAATGTCCTCACTGCCATGCTGATCTGAATGATTTTGTGTTAGTTCAGCGGATAACAGGTGGTTTAAGCAATGTGGGACTTAAGCAAGAAATCCTACAGGATCATGAAAATTTCAATACTGTGCAGAAACTGTTATGCAAATGTGAAATTTATGAATCCGCAGAAAAGGATAGTATTAGCACTCGTGGAAGAGCAAACATTGCTAGTTTGGTAAAAAGGGATGAGATAGGCTCAGGCCTAGTTGAAAGTGGGGTAGAAGGTGATAGTAAAGTTATTGCTAGCTATAGGTCTAACAATGGTGACAAGGGACGCGGCCGGGGCCGTGGTAGTTCGAAACCAACTGGCAGCAATAAGTCAGATGCCAGGTGTAAAAAGTGTGGTGGTCGTTCTCATTGGCAGGGAAAATGCCCTGCTGATAATGTTAAATGTTTTCAGTGTGGTATTATGGGGCACTTTGCTAAATTCTGTCATCAAGGGACACAGTAG